A window of Candidatus Binatia bacterium genomic DNA:
TGGGAAGGTCGGGCCAGGGCCCGGAGTTGTCCCACCGCCGGCGCAGCCTTCCCTCGCTGGTCTGCCAATGGTACGCGTACTTCCGGGTCCCATCGCGAAAGAGGTAGTCACGCACGTGTACCACCGACCCATCGCGAAGCGCGATCGATGCACGTAACTCGTGGGCTGCCTCGAGGTAGCGAAATCGTTCGATGGTGACTTCGTGAATGACGTCGGCGTGCTGCGCAAGAATCTCATACAGCACGGCGGAGTTCCTCAACGCGAGGCGCCCAGTACTCCATCCCCTCGTGCGCAAAGCGCCACGCCATCAGGTCTTCCTCCGCTTCGAAGCGCTCGTGTCCGCACTCCTTCTTGAGGCGACGCTCG
This region includes:
- a CDS encoding DUF6516 family protein, with protein sequence MLYEILAQHADVIHEVTIERFRYLEAAHELRASIALRDGSVVHVRDYLFRDGTRKYAYHWQTSEGRLRRRWDNSGPWPDLPSHPHHVHVRSATNVSASPIRDLAGAMCFVAEALRRSPQQRRPAPRGRRRR